TGAGCCAAATAAATAAATTTTAATTTCCATCAGTGTCTGCGATTTTTTAGACACTGCCCAGTTACATGCAAATTAAAAATTTGGCATAAAATCGTGTTAAAATTTGCATTTCATAGGGCAAACTTGCAGTTTGATCGCTATAGTTCCCACAGGGGTTAAAAAACAAAAAAAGCATTGAAAATTTTCAATGCTTCAAGAAATAATTTTGTTTTTCGTAATTCCAAATCGCCATAATTGAATTTGCTTTTTCTTCTTCGTCTGAAATTTTTTCTTCACCCGTTTGAATTAAATTACCGTCTTCTGCATTGCCTAAATTTAATTCTTTGTGTTTAATTTTTAACAATCCACCGTAAGAAATCATGCGTTTTTTATAAAGTCCTTGCTCCAGATCGTTTACAACTTCCAAATCTTTTTCTTGGTCACTTGTTAAATAATCGCTTGCTTTTACCGCATACTTTGACGTTTCTTTGATTGCAGATTCAATCGCATCGTTGCCTTTTTTATTTGGCTTAATCGCTTTGATATTTGCCACAGGCTTGTAATCGACTTTCAAAGCTTTCTGCCACAATTCAAGCCATTCATCTTGTGAGATATAGTTATCAGACCCTCTGAAATATTTACTTTCAACACACATCAGCACATGCATATGCTGATTATAAGAACCGTCTTTCTCGTTTACAGTCACTTCTGTTGCTCTCATAAAGCCAATAAGATTTTTCGATACTTTTTTATATTTAAACATTCGGTTGAACGCTATATTCATCTGCTTAAGACTTTTTTCAAGCGTTTCTCCGTCAACAGAATTACGATTCGACAAGGTTAAAAACAACCAACGTGCAGACGGTTTTTCTTGAATTACTGCTTCGACGATCTTTTGCGTCTGATAGCTATTTTTCATGGCTCTCCTCCAGTTGCAGACAGGACAAAGCTTTGATTTACAAAACCATGTCTTATAAAGCTTTAAATAGCCCTCGTCTGTCGCTTTAAACTCAAGTACATTACCACATTGACGAACATTCTCTGCTTTTTTAATCTTTAATATTTCTAGTAACTCTGCATAAGAGACATTCGCAACTTTTTTCTCTTTCCATGGTCGCTCTTTCCCTGTTTTCGTTAAGTCTTTAAGAATCTGATTATCTTGATTTTCATGATTAGATTTTGTATGATTATCTTGCACAGACAAACACCACCGTTTCTTTTACGGTTTGGTTATAATTAAGCATAAAAAAACCTCCAAATGTATTGATTTAAGATTAGACACCTTTATCTTACATCTGAGGTTTTTTTATGTCAAATTTTTTTTATACACTAAAAATTAACAAAAACCCCTTAATATCAACGTTTTAAGCCTATTTTTAAAAAACTCATTATTTCTATATAGTATCAAGACAAGAAGAAACTCGTTTTCAACTCGTTTCAGAACCTACCTAAAATTTTTGAAATCCAAAAATCAATACCTCGCAAATCACTAGAAAAATACAAGTCTATTTATTATTGAATTAGCCACCTAAAATATATAAAATATAAATATCACTTAATAAAGGAGCAATTTCTATGCCATATTTATATTTGTTATTATCAATAGTCAGTGAAGTAATAGGCAGTGCATTTTTAAAATCTTCAGACGGTTTCTCAAAATTATATCCAACTATAACAACAATCATTTCATTCCTTATTTGTTTTTATTTTCTGAGTAAAACTATGCAACATTTACCACTTAATATTACTTACGCAAGTTGGGCAGGTTTAGGATTAGTATTAACAACAATTGTTTCAGTTCTTATTTTCAAAGAACAAATAAATTTAATAAGCATTATTTCAATTATTTTAATAATATTTGGTGTTGTTTTACTAAACACATTCGGATCATCACACTAATTACTTTATTCCAATTTCCTTTTCGGTAGAAACTTTGACCCCTCACACTCCCCAAAGATGAGCCACCAGGCAAAAAACGCCCTGGTGGGCCCACTTTGTTTAGTGTATATGAGGGGTCTTTTCTTTCCGAAAAGTTTTCTCGGCATAAAAGCATTCCTGATTTTCATATCAAAAAACATCAAATTTCAAATTAATTCACGTTTTTTCAGTCGCCACACGAACTATAGCAATCAAACAGCATGTTTGCCCATTTTTTAATGAAAACGAAGTTTGCATGTAAATGGACAGTACCTGGTATTCGTCTGATGTTTGTATTTATTCCAATTTCCTTTTCGGTAGAAAAGATCGTTGCACCTTTTTCAACTTCGCAGATTAATTTTCTAGAAAAAATCAAAACTATTTATGCTTATTTTTAATTTTAAGCCCGTTTAAGACGTTTTAAGTATTTTTCTAGTAAAAAAGTACTTAAAAATTAAAAACGGCTCTTAAAACGCAAATATGAGCCAAATAAATAAATTTTAATTTCCATCAGTGTCTGCGATTTTTTAGACACTGCCCAGTTACATGCAAATTAAAAATTTGGCATAGAATCATGTTAAAATTTGCATTTCACAGGGCAAACTTGCAGTTTGATCGCATAGTTCTCGCAGAGGCTAAAAAATAAAAAAGCACTGAAATATTTCAGTGCTTTTTTATTTTTCTTCTTCGATTTCGTTGATTGTCTGATGATTAATTTTTCTTTTTTCTTCTTCAGTTAATTCGTGAAGTTCACTCGCCAGGTACTCTTTCTGATTCCAAATATAATAAATTTGATACAAATATTCAGTTGGATCAATTTCTTTAAGATAATCTAACTCGCCATTTTTTAATTTTTTTCTCGCCTCTTTAAAAAGTCCTGAATACACTAGAATCTGCTTACCTTTTAAAGATTTATAATACGCATCAAATATTTTTTGATTGATAAGATAATCACTATCTTTACCTGAATACTTCGCCATTTCGTATAATTCTTTGTTGTTATTCTGCTTAATCTTTTGAACATGGACTTGCGTGATCTCTGGCATTCCTGTGACATCTCGCCACATTTCGAGCCATTCTTTTTGTGAAATATAAACCTTAGAATCTTTAAAATAAGATTTATTTACAGCAATCAGTACGTGAAAATGTGGATTGAAATCATCTCGTTGCTTATTGTACGTGATTTCTAATTTTCTGACGTAGCCTTTCATCATCGCTTTAACATTTTTTCTTTTCACTAATTTTCCAAACGACAAATTATATTTTTTTATTTCATCTTCTAATTCTTCAGCTTTTACATTTGGTGTCGTTAAGGTTAAGAAAATAAATTCTTTTTTCTCTTCCTGCTTGATGTACTGCATTATCAATGACAGTCCCAAAGCATCTTTTCTCGCTCGTCGCCAGGCACACATCGGGCAGAAACGATTCTTACACATATTATTTTTATACAGTTTCTTTTTTGTCTGCTCTTTATCCGTCACAAATGCTAGAAATGTGTTGCAGTCCTTAATCAGATCCATCTGCTTTTCACCTACAAATTTTTTAATGAAGTGCTGAAACACTTGATTTCTCTTCTTTTTCTCAGTATACTTTTCCATATCAGATATATAAAACAACTTAAGAGTTTTTTATAGCACAAAAAAGTTGCTTTTTCTCCTCTCTATTTTTAGATTTTGATTAGACACCTTAATCATAAAATAGTATGCTGGAAAAAGCAACTTTTTTTGTGTTTTAAGCCAGTAGTATCAACGGTTTCACATCGACGTGAATCGCCGTGAATAATTACCTATAGTATCAAGATAAGAAAAACCCATCTAAGAAAATAAACAAATTAGTTATTAAATTTTTTGAATATTTTTTCAATT
Above is a window of Macrococcus sp. 19Msa1099 DNA encoding:
- a CDS encoding protein rep — its product is MQDNHTKSNHENQDNQILKDLTKTGKERPWKEKKVANVSYAELLEILKIKKAENVRQCGNVLEFKATDEGYLKLYKTWFCKSKLCPVCNWRRAMKNSYQTQKIVEAVIQEKPSARWLFLTLSNRNSVDGETLEKSLKQMNIAFNRMFKYKKVSKNLIGFMRATEVTVNEKDGSYNQHMHVLMCVESKYFRGSDNYISQDEWLELWQKALKVDYKPVANIKAIKPNKKGNDAIESAIKETSKYAVKASDYLTSDQEKDLEVVNDLEQGLYKKRMISYGGLLKIKHKELNLGNAEDGNLIQTGEEKISDEEEKANSIMAIWNYEKQNYFLKH
- the qacH gene encoding quaternary ammonium compound efflux SMR transporter QacH, which gives rise to MPYLYLLLSIVSEVIGSAFLKSSDGFSKLYPTITTIISFLICFYFLSKTMQHLPLNITYASWAGLGLVLTTIVSVLIFKEQINLISIISIILIIFGVVLLNTFGSSH
- a CDS encoding protein rep, with the protein product MEKYTEKKKRNQVFQHFIKKFVGEKQMDLIKDCNTFLAFVTDKEQTKKKLYKNNMCKNRFCPMCAWRRARKDALGLSLIMQYIKQEEKKEFIFLTLTTPNVKAEELEDEIKKYNLSFGKLVKRKNVKAMMKGYVRKLEITYNKQRDDFNPHFHVLIAVNKSYFKDSKVYISQKEWLEMWRDVTGMPEITQVHVQKIKQNNNKELYEMAKYSGKDSDYLINQKIFDAYYKSLKGKQILVYSGLFKEARKKLKNGELDYLKEIDPTEYLYQIYYIWNQKEYLASELHELTEEEKRKINHQTINEIEEEK